The genomic DNA TCAGCGACGCCTGAGGCTGGGTGATGAACAGCTCGTCCAAGCGCGACCGCATGTCGTCGACCACCTCCACCGCTCGGGAAAGATAAGCCTGCTTTCCTTGCTCAGTGTTCGGATAATAGAACTGATCGTCCGTGCGCATGAATTCGAAAAACGCAGCAAGGTCCCCTTCGAAACCGACTTGCCGCATGATGTCGCGCATGGCGCCATGGATACGCTCCACCTCGCTCAGGCCGATCTCATGAATCTGCTCCGCCGTCAAATCCGTCGTCGTGGTCAAGCGCAAGGCTTCGTCGTAAAAGGCAGCCCCATCAGGAAACTTCCAAACGCCTGCGGCGTCGCTCGAGCGCTCCTGCTGGGACTCGAGAAATCCGATCAAACTCCGGTAGGACGGTCCAACCGACTCCACCAAGGCCGCCTTGGCTTCTTCGATCAGTTCCTTCCGACGCGACTCCTGCAAGTCGAGCTCTGCGATCTTCTTGCGAAAGTCCTCAAGTATCGGGCATTCCGCCTCGCTCTCCTCAAATGGAGCGCCGGATAGGAGGTTGCGACACGATTCGATGGCCCGCGGAAAGACGAACGTCGGCGGCACGATGCCCATTTGCTCACGTTCCTCCAAGTTCACTATTAGCTGCGCCATCACTTCGGGCACGCCCCGCAGTCGCGAAAGGTAGGCCAAGGCGTCGTCCTCGCTCTCCACCAAATGCATATTGATAAGAAAGGAGGGCACTCCCGTATGACGACCAAACATCTGGTTGACCGGGTAGTTGTGCTTTCGATACTTGAAATTGCGAATCTCATTCGTCGCATCTTCCACCCACATGCGATAGCTCACCTGAGTAGGAGCATCCAGCTTCTCATAATCGATCGTCGACCTCAGCTCACGCAGGTTCTCCTTGGTGATCTCCAGCGACTCCTTGGCGAAGGCATCGCTGTTATCATTCCACTTCCCGTAGTCCGTCTTGATCCCGAGATAGGTCTGCCATTCAGGATACCGGGCGACCGCCTCCTCGAAAACGCGATCGAAAAA from Pelagicoccus sp. SDUM812003 includes the following:
- a CDS encoding DUF885 domain-containing protein, coding for MMKRILRATSLLFLFASACSPWLNARSDDDQRLSESEKANAFFDRVFEEAVARYPEWQTYLGIKTDYGKWNDNSDAFAKESLEITKENLRELRSTIDYEKLDAPTQVSYRMWVEDATNEIRNFKYRKHNYPVNQMFGRHTGVPSFLINMHLVESEDDALAYLSRLRGVPEVMAQLIVNLEEREQMGIVPPTFVFPRAIESCRNLLSGAPFEESEAECPILEDFRKKIAELDLQESRRKELIEEAKAALVESVGPSYRSLIGFLESQQERSSDAAGVWKFPDGAAFYDEALRLTTTTDLTAEQIHEIGLSEVERIHGAMRDIMRQVGFEGDLAAFFEFMRTDDQFYYPNTEQGKQAYLSRAVEVVDDMRSRLDELFITQPQASLIVKRVEAFREKSAGKAFYQSPAPDGSRPGIYYANLYDMRDMPKYQLEALAYHEALPGHHMQLALQQEFESLPKFRKHGGYTAYVEGWGLYCEALPKEMGLYQDPYSDFGRLAMELWRACRLVVDTGIHAKRWTREQGIDYYRANTPDTERDCIRMVERHIVMASQATAYKVGMMKLQDLRRKAKEALGDRFDIRAFHEVVLSNGAVPLTVLEELIDEYIETASGSALSGFGAPIDEYIAEKQG